The following coding sequences lie in one Bacteroidota bacterium genomic window:
- a CDS encoding T9SS type A sorting domain-containing protein, with translation MKLIKRITIYLSVVFTIQASAQVKSTRFTIPKAATINAGDIKEDWNPVIQNIEMPTPDGKSEKQKLNAIKDSLSHVYPKKHIALKSENKMPAPPAPFLGQNLAGNLYNSSVPNDNDIAISDGNKIISVQNSTVFKFDMNTWTSLGYVSLGAFATVLANPNVKYDPKVIYDPVQDKYILVFLNGFTDTTSSITVAFSASNDPNGTWNMYELPGNPFNNGLWTDYPMLAMTDQEVFITGNLLYPDSSWQTGFNETVIWQVNKNSGYTGSPIQAMVHNNITCVGKPIRNLCPVKGGIDTYGPDMNFLSNRNLDVENDTIFVVNINDTLGAPGQTITVTPLISPLKYIMAPQAAQPGPGVQLLETNDSRILGAFIENDKIQFVSNCLDTATGHCAVYHGIINDISSSPFITANIISDTLLEIGYPNLSYAGVSSTDHTAIISFDHTAQTVFPGVSAVTSDGLGNYSPLTTIKSGASYFNILSGNERWGDYSGSQRKYNQPGRVWVNGMWANASKKNVTWIAELSVGSLAGVNEQTNTTSNDVSIYPNPTAELMNVNITIEKSDVLKFEVLDVTGKLVKVLLQDKVKAGKNNFSFSTTPLANGIYFLKISSSTKEVLTQKFVKN, from the coding sequence ATGAAACTAATAAAACGCATTACCATTTACCTTTCCGTTGTTTTTACAATCCAAGCATCTGCTCAAGTAAAATCAACACGCTTCACAATTCCAAAAGCGGCAACAATTAATGCCGGAGATATTAAGGAAGACTGGAACCCGGTGATTCAAAACATTGAAATGCCTACTCCTGATGGGAAAAGTGAAAAACAAAAACTCAATGCAATCAAGGATAGCTTATCACATGTGTACCCAAAAAAACACATCGCTTTAAAATCAGAAAATAAAATGCCGGCACCTCCTGCGCCTTTCCTTGGACAAAATTTAGCCGGTAACTTATACAATAGCAGCGTGCCAAACGACAATGACATTGCTATTTCTGACGGGAATAAAATCATCTCCGTTCAAAATTCAACAGTTTTCAAATTTGATATGAATACCTGGACATCCTTAGGTTACGTTTCATTAGGAGCCTTCGCTACCGTGCTTGCAAATCCAAATGTAAAATACGATCCGAAAGTTATTTATGATCCAGTTCAAGATAAATATATTTTAGTTTTCTTGAATGGATTTACAGATACAACAAGCAGCATCACCGTTGCTTTCTCCGCTTCCAATGATCCAAACGGAACATGGAACATGTATGAACTTCCCGGCAACCCATTTAACAATGGTTTGTGGACCGACTATCCGATGTTAGCCATGACCGACCAAGAAGTATTCATTACCGGAAATTTATTGTACCCGGATTCCAGCTGGCAAACCGGATTTAATGAAACGGTAATCTGGCAAGTAAATAAAAACAGTGGTTATACCGGAAGTCCTATTCAAGCTATGGTGCACAACAACATCACCTGCGTAGGCAAACCAATTCGTAACCTTTGCCCGGTAAAAGGGGGAATTGATACATATGGTCCGGACATGAATTTTCTTTCCAACAGAAATTTAGATGTAGAGAATGATACCATATTTGTTGTGAATATTAACGATACATTGGGTGCACCCGGACAAACCATAACCGTAACGCCACTCATCTCACCATTAAAATACATCATGGCTCCGCAAGCAGCACAACCCGGACCGGGAGTACAACTCCTCGAAACAAACGACTCACGTATTTTGGGTGCCTTTATCGAAAATGATAAAATCCAATTTGTTAGTAATTGTTTGGATACTGCAACCGGGCATTGTGCCGTGTATCATGGAATTATCAACGACATTAGCAGTTCTCCATTTATTACTGCCAATATTATTTCGGATACATTACTTGAAATTGGTTACCCAAACCTTTCCTATGCAGGAGTGAGTTCAACGGATCATACTGCAATCATCAGTTTTGATCATACAGCACAAACTGTTTTTCCTGGAGTATCAGCAGTAACATCAGATGGATTAGGAAATTATTCACCATTAACAACCATCAAATCCGGGGCAAGTTATTTTAATATCTTATCCGGAAACGAGCGTTGGGGAGATTATTCCGGCTCTCAAAGAAAATACAATCAGCCGGGAAGAGTTTGGGTAAACGGAATGTGGGCAAATGCTTCCAAGAAAAATGTGACCTGGATTGCCGAGCTATCAGTGGGTTCATTAGCAGGTGTAAATGAACAAACAAACACAACATCCAATGATGTTTCTATCTATCCAAATCCAACTGCCGAATTGATGAATGTAAACATCACCATCGAAAAGTCGGATGTATTAAAATTTGAAGTTTTGGATGTTACCGGGAAATTGGTAAAAGTTCTATTGCAAGATAAAGTAAAAGCAGGAAAAAATAATTTTAGCTTCTCTACAACTCCTTTGGCAAATGGAATTTATTTTTTGAAAATAAGCTCTTCTACAAAAGAAGTGTTGACGCAGAAGTTTGTTAAGAATTGA
- a CDS encoding TIGR03862 family flavoprotein produces the protein MKKTITIIGGGAAALMLAAQLDESKFDVTIYERNAALGRKFLVAGDGGFNLTHSEEIEKFIQRYSPADFFKPILSSFSNTDLRDWLKKIGIETFVGSSKRVFPIEGIKPIDVLNAILNELKRKNVAIKTNHIWKGWENDTLILEHNQEILNLQSSILIFSLGGSSWKVTGSDGSWINYFSEKGIEVHPFQASNCAYQVKWKSDFISLAEGKSLKNISVKCSNHERKGELVITKFGLEGGAIYALSPEIRKQLSETDEAIIYLDLKPSLTIEQIKDKFSARGNRSIKKLLIDRLNLDDIQIELLKTILSKDDFTYLEVLASKIKNLPITITATAPIDEAISTVGGISLTEIDSNFQLLKMPNTYCIGEMLDWDAPTGGYLLQGCFSMGYKLAEHLNSQK, from the coding sequence ATGAAAAAAACAATTACCATTATCGGAGGCGGAGCTGCTGCACTCATGCTCGCAGCTCAGTTGGACGAAAGCAAGTTTGATGTTACTATCTATGAACGCAATGCAGCTTTGGGAAGAAAATTTCTGGTGGCCGGTGATGGAGGATTCAATTTGACGCATTCAGAAGAGATAGAAAAATTTATTCAGCGCTATTCACCCGCAGATTTTTTCAAGCCCATTCTATCTTCTTTTTCAAACACCGATTTACGCGATTGGCTAAAAAAAATTGGGATCGAAACATTTGTGGGATCCAGTAAAAGAGTTTTTCCAATTGAAGGAATAAAACCAATCGATGTGTTGAATGCAATTCTGAATGAACTAAAAAGAAAAAATGTAGCGATCAAAACAAATCATATTTGGAAAGGCTGGGAAAATGATACACTTATATTAGAACACAATCAGGAAATCCTAAATCTTCAATCCTCCATCCTTATTTTTTCACTCGGTGGCTCCAGCTGGAAAGTCACTGGGTCGGATGGTTCATGGATCAATTATTTTTCAGAGAAAGGTATTGAAGTACATCCATTTCAAGCATCTAATTGCGCCTATCAAGTAAAATGGAAAAGCGACTTTATTTCTTTAGCAGAAGGGAAATCGTTAAAAAACATTTCTGTAAAGTGCAGTAATCATGAACGTAAAGGAGAATTAGTGATTACCAAATTCGGATTAGAAGGTGGCGCCATCTATGCATTGAGTCCGGAAATACGTAAACAACTTAGCGAAACTGATGAAGCAATTATTTACCTTGACTTAAAACCTTCATTAACAATCGAACAAATAAAAGATAAATTTTCCGCAAGAGGAAACCGTTCCATTAAAAAACTACTCATTGATCGATTAAATTTAGATGACATACAGATTGAACTTTTAAAAACAATATTGTCAAAGGATGATTTCACCTATTTAGAAGTATTAGCATCAAAAATCAAAAATTTGCCTATCACAATTACAGCAACTGCTCCAATTGATGAAGCAATTTCTACGGTTGGAGGAATCTCCTTAACAGAAATTGACTCCAATTTTCAATTATTAAAAATGCCAAACACTTATTGCATCGGTGAAATGTTGGATTGGGATGCACCAACAGGTGGCTATCTCTTACAAGGATGTTTCAGCATGGGGTATAAATTGGCAGAACATTTGAATTCTCAAAAATAA